The Castor canadensis chromosome X, mCasCan1.hap1v2, whole genome shotgun sequence genome includes a region encoding these proteins:
- the Bcap31 gene encoding B-cell receptor-associated protein 31 isoform X2 has protein sequence MSLQWTAVATFLYAEVFAVLLLCIPFISPKRWQKIFKSRLVELVVTYGNTFFVVLIVILVLLVIDAVREIRKYDDVTEKVNLQNNPGAMEHFHMKLFRAQRNLYIAGFSLLLSFLLRRLVTLISQQATLLASNEAFKKQAESASEAAKKYMEENDQLKKGAAVNGGRLDVGNAEVKLEEENRSLKADVKKLKDDLASTKQKLEKAENEALAMRKQSEGLTKEYDRLLEEHAKLQASVDGPTDKKEE, from the exons ATGAGTCTGCAGTGGACTGCAGTTGCCACCTTCCTCTATGCAGAGGTCTTTGCTGTGTTGCTTCTCTGCATTCCCTTCATTTCTCCCAAAAG ATGGCAGAAGATTTTCAAGTCCCGCCTGGTGGAGTTGGTAGTGACCTACGGCAACACCTTCTTTGTGGTTCTCATTGTCATCCTTGTGCTGCTGGTCATTG ATGCTGTACGCGAGATTCGAAAGTATGATGATGTGACAGAAAAAGTGAACCTCCAGAACAATCCTGGAGCCATGGAACATTTCCACATGAAGCTTTTCCGTGCCCAGAGGAATCTCTACATTGCTGGCTTTTCCTTGCTGCTGTCCTT CCTGCTTAGACGCCTGGTGACTCTCATCTCTCAGCAGGCCACACTGCTGGCCTCTAATGAAGCCTTTAAAAAGCAGGCAGAGAGCGCTAGCGAGGCGGCCAAGAAATACATGGAGGAGAATGACCAGCTAAAGAAG GGAGCTGCTGTGAATGGAGGCAGGTTGGATGTTGGGAATGCTGAGGTGAAGTTggaggaagagaacagaagcctgAAGGCTGATGTGAAGAAGCTAAAGGATGATCTGGCCAGCACCAAGCAAA AACTAGAGAAAGCCGAAAACGAAGCTCTGGCCATGCGGAAGCAGTCTGAAGGCCTCACCAAGGAGTATGACCGCTTGCTGGAAGAGCACGCCAAGCTTCAG GCCTCGGTAGATGGTCccacagacaagaaggaggagTGA
- the Bcap31 gene encoding B-cell receptor-associated protein 31 isoform X1: MDTSSHLYWKPASHKMSLQWTAVATFLYAEVFAVLLLCIPFISPKRWQKIFKSRLVELVVTYGNTFFVVLIVILVLLVIDAVREIRKYDDVTEKVNLQNNPGAMEHFHMKLFRAQRNLYIAGFSLLLSFLLRRLVTLISQQATLLASNEAFKKQAESASEAAKKYMEENDQLKKGAAVNGGRLDVGNAEVKLEEENRSLKADVKKLKDDLASTKQKLEKAENEALAMRKQSEGLTKEYDRLLEEHAKLQASVDGPTDKKEE, translated from the exons GATACAAGCTCACATCTCTATTGGAAACCTGCTAGCCACAAGATGAGTCTGCAGTGGACTGCAGTTGCCACCTTCCTCTATGCAGAGGTCTTTGCTGTGTTGCTTCTCTGCATTCCCTTCATTTCTCCCAAAAG ATGGCAGAAGATTTTCAAGTCCCGCCTGGTGGAGTTGGTAGTGACCTACGGCAACACCTTCTTTGTGGTTCTCATTGTCATCCTTGTGCTGCTGGTCATTG ATGCTGTACGCGAGATTCGAAAGTATGATGATGTGACAGAAAAAGTGAACCTCCAGAACAATCCTGGAGCCATGGAACATTTCCACATGAAGCTTTTCCGTGCCCAGAGGAATCTCTACATTGCTGGCTTTTCCTTGCTGCTGTCCTT CCTGCTTAGACGCCTGGTGACTCTCATCTCTCAGCAGGCCACACTGCTGGCCTCTAATGAAGCCTTTAAAAAGCAGGCAGAGAGCGCTAGCGAGGCGGCCAAGAAATACATGGAGGAGAATGACCAGCTAAAGAAG GGAGCTGCTGTGAATGGAGGCAGGTTGGATGTTGGGAATGCTGAGGTGAAGTTggaggaagagaacagaagcctgAAGGCTGATGTGAAGAAGCTAAAGGATGATCTGGCCAGCACCAAGCAAA AACTAGAGAAAGCCGAAAACGAAGCTCTGGCCATGCGGAAGCAGTCTGAAGGCCTCACCAAGGAGTATGACCGCTTGCTGGAAGAGCACGCCAAGCTTCAG GCCTCGGTAGATGGTCccacagacaagaaggaggagTGA